The Drosophila teissieri strain GT53w chromosome X, Prin_Dtei_1.1, whole genome shotgun sequence genome has a segment encoding these proteins:
- the LOC122623282 gene encoding thyroid adenoma-associated protein homolog isoform X2: MNDLNLRVAALKLCAHPKRFAELRDALVPLPNTWITAPHDFVRQFAAAESSAEQVQVVKDVFYEYQQQDHEKVPRFLADLLLASPLKHAVRNQLTKYDSSRTMRWPNRRRRHITGTRGSSCWRLCSSRSARWPAVLR; the protein is encoded by the exons ATGAACGATTTGAACCTGCGCGTAGCCGCCTTGAAGTTGTGTGCTCATCCCAAGAGGTTTGCGGAGCTGCGCGACGCCCTTGTGCCATTGCCCAACACGTGGATTACCG CGCCACATGACTTTGTGCGCCAGTTCGCGGCGGCCGAGAGCAGTGCGGAGCAGGTGCAGGTGGTCAAGGATGTCTTCTACGAGTACCAGCAGCAGGATCACGAAAAGGTGCCCCGCTTCCTGGCGGATCTCCTGCTGGCCAGTCCGCTAAAGCACGCCGTGCGCAACCAGCTGACCAAGTACG ACTCTTCTCGGACAATGCGCTGGCCAAACAGAAGGCGGCGCCACATCACAGGCACTCGAGGGAGCTCCTGCTGGAGGCTCTGCAGCAGTCGCTCGGCGAGATGGCCAGCAGTCTTGCGGTGA
- the LOC122625163 gene encoding mucin-5AC isoform X3 yields MVSKKRSNAAERVQRSTATAAAAAAAAAAAATASTTQGKKRPGKQTKASSGGDEADDKKSASKTDSAAKKPAKDPTGSSGSLTAATEGGAGNGGGKPTTSTSTFSTSSTSAASAAASASNSLKLSPEERHEDGKARAINKMLKSLDIKIHGFDNLLPSGEERLNDGVLKSSISENVKTKSRAAAVKVISSLNPGKMPPLKRVRPSPEPVREKVAEKPTEKVPEKDKPKAEQQITPPPAPEESAASKVPKKTVQQAKKAKVEPSSPQATAATTTSTATSAPSSVPSKHTTAKNPGKKSAHSEQLPKKELSKSAKMGKPKKEATSLKSTSRLPDSNTESVQMELEEIVSTPTVTPTPSATPTATPTPTATPTLTPTPTPTATRTRTPTPTPAPTSTAPSTAMVAGQPAPPPPPPGGAPKQRPKVKYTKTSAGSKGRVQQSLNQKAPSASWSGAKDIYDFKSGSEDEEPIKMVLPSLKELREFSDEDNKPLKLFERPAEKTKTQVDEEEQPLVKKEEKPPAEKEAKVKSKEKEKEREKEKDVDPLNNAQQSEPAAKHTTSTTSTSTSSGKKQAKRKIATPNPSTAGRKKKPAGKGKAAAAKEPPPSGSSAESSSSEDERKLSAYSGPKRHRMASLNALAKVQCLYENESRTAHELGLSKATQQPPRIRTLDGSDDDNHKDSPRQGDTDRDKGSVSPPHTSAAPPAAPSAPPKEAEPRRELRYVPGGRGVGKHWEFDSDSETEELQLQQSLPPVKKKKLPKKAPPKKATPSETEAKRKKKSVQIEESDEEEAKEKEKEKEKPKPPKQLPKKRKTAFTEELIGDYKGILARKRMASLNASAIVAATYEVERHLDKNLASDCSSFESYDELDTMPTTTSKASAAAIKTEVIHIKKEPKESKESLRERERERESERRRERDNELNSNIGKMSSHSIVEESNDSKYSKETKETNTDTTITTTGYRDSAASTKDAKDCSRPTSSSVVIVQDTDVTITGVYVNASNGAAQEAYCKMQYRVQSSVTEERVLRPGSVEPPKSYTPLSALSSMLPPGASSGLSEAHSSPPLPVHAAPTGPHVLLPGEHLSAGMYHAPDLGLHTEHALPDHHGPPPPSYAAAAAAAAAAAAYHAHQLAPGGGGVLHMHHQHQYAAHAAHAHHYQQAAEYHGGPPPPPHHYGGPPPQGHYGPPPGAPVPVPVAVPNTVTVPPERCDVGSPPPSYRASAYPPPSSVGMPPPTLGGGSSAFCAPSPLHHHQHQHQHQQPGPGVGPPHHDPSARQMKNSSRNK; encoded by the exons ATGGTCTCGAAGAAGCGCTCCAATGCCGCCGAGCGTGTCCAGCGTTCGACGGCGactgcggcagcggcggcggcagcagctgccgcagcagcGACGGCGTCCACGACGCAGGGCAAGAAGCGGCCCGGGAAACAGACGAAGGCCTCCAGCGGCGGCGACGAGGCGGACGACAAGAAGTCTGCCAGCAAGACAGATTCGGCGGCCAAGAAGCCGGCCAAGGATCCCACAGGATCATCGGGATCGCTCACAGCCGCCACTGAGGGTGGTGCTGGAAATGGAGGCGGGAAACCAACGACCTCCACCTCAACATTCTCCACGTCCTCGACGTCTGCCGCGTCCGCAGCCGCTTCCGCTTCCAATAGCTTGAAACTGTCGCCGGAGGAGCGACACGAGGATGGCAAGGCGCGGGCCATAAACAAGATGCTAAAGAGTCTGGATATCAAGATCCACGGCTTCGACAACCTGCTGCCCAGCGGCGAGGAGCGGCTCAACGATGGCGTGCTAAAGTCCTCCATTTCGGAGAACGTCAAGACCAAGTCGCGCGCAGCGGCGGTCAAGGTGATATCCAGCCTGAATCCCGGCAAGATGCCCCCTTTGAAGCGAGTGCGTCCCTCACCGGAGCCAGTTAGGGAAAAAGTTGCCGAGAAGCCGACAGAAAAGGTCCCCGAGAAGGACAAACCCAAGGCGGAGCAGCAGATCACGCCGCCTCCCGCTCCAGAGGAGTCCGCCGCCTCCAAGGTGCCCAAGAAGACGGTGCAGCAGGCCAAGAAGGCCAAGGTGGAGCCATCATCACCACAGGCGACGGCTGCAACGACAACTTCCACAGCCACTTCAGCACCCAGCTCCGTGCCTTCAAAGCACACAACGGCAAAGAATCCTGGCAAGAAATCAGCCCATTCAGAGCAGCTGCCGAAAAAAGAGCTATCCAAGTCGGCCAAAATGGGCAAACCGAAAAAGGAAGCCACCTCGCTGAAGAGCACTTCCCGTTTGCCGGACTCCAATACGGAATCTGTGCaaatggagctggaggagattgTCAGTACGCCCACGGTGACGCCGACGCcatcggccacgcccacggcgACACCGACGCCCACAGCAACGCCCACGCTTacgccaacgccaacgcccACAGCCACACGCACAAGAactcccacgcccacgcccgcACCCACTTCGACTGCCCCATCCACTGCCATGGTGGCGGGCCAACCCgctccaccgccaccaccaccagggGGAGCACCGAAACAGCGACCGAAGGTGAAGTACACCAAGACATCGGCGGGATCGAAGGGTCGCGTGCAACAGTCGCTGAACCAGAAGGCACCGTCTGCCTCATGGAGCGGGGCCAAGGACATATACGACTTCAAGTCGGGAtcggaggacgaggagccgATCAAGATGGTGCTGCCGTCGCTCAAGGAGCTGCGCGAGTTCTCAGATGAGGACAACAAGCCACTAAAGCTGTTCGAGCGACCGGCCGAGAAGACAAAGACCCAGGTggatgaggaggagcagccactggtcaagaaggaggagaagccaCCGGCCGAGAAGGAGGCGAAGGTGAAGTccaaggagaaggaaaaggaaagagaaaaggaaaaagatgTAGATCCTTTGAACAACGCACAGCAGTCCGAACCAGCAGCCAAGcacaccaccagcaccacctccacctccacatcGTCGGGTAAAAAACAAGCCAAGCGTAAGATAGCCACTCCCAATCCCTCCACTGCTGGGCGCAAGAAGAAGCCGGCGGGCAAGGGAAAGGCCGCCGCAGCGAAGGAGCCGCCTCCCAGCGGCAGCTCCGCAGAGAGCAGCTCCTCCGAGGACGAGCGAAAGCTGAGTGCCTACAGTGGGCCCAAGCGCCACCGGATGGCCTCGCTAAATGCGCTGGCCAAGGTGCAGTGCCTGTACGAGAACGAATCCCGGACGGCCCATGAGCTGGGCCTGTCCAAGGCGACGCAGCAGCCACCACGCATCCGCACGCTGGACGGCAGTGATGACGACAACCACAAGGACTCACCGCGTCAAGGGGATACGGACAGGGACAAGGGATCCGTGAGTCCACCGCACACATCGGCGGCTCCACCAGCCGCGCCGAGTGCTCCGCCCAAGGAGGCGGAGCCACGAAGGGAACTGCGTTACGTGCCCGGAGGCAGGGGAGTGGGCAAGCATTGGGAATTCGACAGTGACAGCGAGACCGAagaactgcaactgcaacagtcCTTGCCGCCGGtcaagaagaagaagctgcCCAAGAAGGCGCCGCCCAAGAAGGCCACGCCCAGCGAGACGGAAGCCAAGCGCAAGAAGAAGTCGGTCCAGATCGAGGAGAGCGACGAAGAAGAAgccaaggagaaggagaaggaaaaggagaagCCCAAGCCACCCAAGCAGCTGCCCAAAAAGCGCAAGACGGCCTTCACCGAGGAGCTGATCGGGGACTACAAGGGCATCCTGGCCAGAAAGCGCATGGCCAGCCTGAATGCCAGCGCCATTGTGGCGGCCACCTACGAGGTGGAGCGTCACCTGGACAAGAATTTGGCCAGTGACTGCAGCAGTTTCGAGAGCTACGACGAGCTGGACACCatgcccaccaccaccagcaagGCGTCAGCCGCCGCGATCAAAACGGAGGTGATCCACATCAAAAAGGAGCCGAAAGAGTCCAAGGAATCGCTGCGCGAGCGGGAACGCGAAAGGGAGAGCGAGCGCAGGCGGGAGCGGGATAACGAGCTGAACTCGAACATCGGCAAGATGTCCAGCCACTCGATCGTCGAGGAGAGCAACGACTCCAAGTACTCGAAGGAGACCAAGGAAACCAACACGGACACCACCATTACCACCACTGGCTACCGCGACTCGGCAGCCAGCACCAAGGATGCCAAGGACTGCAGCCGGCCCACCTCCTCGTCAGTCGTCATTGTCCAGGACACGGACGTCACCATCACCGGCGTCTACGTGAACGCCAGCAACGGAGCCGCCCAGGAGGCCTACTGCAAGATGCAGTACCGCGTCCAGTCGAGCGTCACCGAGGAGCGCGTCCTGCGCCCCGGCTCCGTGGAGCCCCCCAAGTCCTACACTCCGCTCAGCGCCCTCTCCAGCATGCTGCCACCGGGAGCCAGTTCCGGACTCAGCGAAG CCCACAGTTCGCCGCCGCTGCCTGTCCATGCAGCGCCGACGGGACCACATGTCCTGCTGCCCGGCGAGCACCTGAGCGCCGGCATGTACCACGCCCCCGATCTCGGCCTGCACACGGAGCACGCCCTGCCGGATCACCACGGACCGCCACCGCCCTCGtacgcagctgctgcagcagcggccgcggccgccgccgcctaccacgcccaccagcTGGCGCCGGGTGGCGGCGGAGTGCTGCACatgcaccaccagcaccagtaTGCCGCCCACGCGGCCCACGCACATCACTACCAGCAGGCGGCCGAGTACCACGGCGGCCCGCCCCCGCCACCGCATCACTACGGCGGCCCGCCGCCCCAGGGCCACTATGGACCGCCGCCGGGCGCACCTGTTCCGGTGCCAGTGGCCGTGCCCAACACGGTGACCGTGCCGCCCGAGCGCTGCGACGTGGGCTCTCCGCCGCCGTCCTACCGCGCCAGCGCCTATCCGCCGCCCTCCAGCGTGGGCATGCCGCCGCCCACTTTGGGAGGCGGGTCGAGCGCCTTCTGCGCCCCCAGtccgctccaccaccaccagcaccagcaccagcaccagcagccgGGCCCAGGAGTTGGGCCACCGCATCACGATCCCAGTG